The genome window ATGCTTActtttaggtaacttggttataaaatccataggtaccatttcccacttccatgtgggaattTCCAGTTGTTGTAGAAgtcctgacggcttttgatgttcggtTTTAACCTGCGAACATGTCAGACACTTAGCTATGTGTGTGGCTATGGATTTCTTCAAAcccatccaccaataatttgctttcagatcttgatacatcttgtcacctccaggatgaactgagtatcTAGAGTTATGCGCTTCCTGGAGGATTAGATCCCTAAGTCCTCCAAAGAtcggaacccagattcgaccATTGAATATAAGGATTCCATCGTTTCCTGATGACAACTGATCAACAGTTCCACCCAATCCTTCACCTGGAAGGTTAGCTTCTAACATAGCTTCTTTTTGCGCATTTAACAGCTTCTCATTCAAGCTGTTCTTTAGCTCAATGCTTTTAGCGTTAAATTGTATAGGTTTAACCCTTTCTTTGCGACTAAgcgcatcagcgactacattcgctttgccaggatggtagcaaatttcgcagtcgtagtcatttaacGTTTCCATCCATCGGCGTTGTCTCATATTcagatccttctgattgaacaaatgttgggGACTTTTGTGATCAGTGTGTATAATACACTttgttccgtataggtaatgtctccacagcttcagtgcaaatacaacggcacccggttccaagtcatgggtggtgtaattcctttcgtgcaCCTTTAGATGTCGCAatgcataggcaatcactttgcctctttgcataagcacacagcccatgccagtgtgcGAAGCATCATAGCAGATAACAAATTCTTCAACgccttcaggcaatgtcaacactggagcattgcttaAATTATGTTTAAGAATCTCAAAAGATTCTTGTTGTTTTGGACCCCAATTAAATTTAACATTCTTACGGGTCAAGGTAGTCAAAGGAGTGGctatccttgaaaagttctcaatgaacctccTATAATAACCAGCCAGACCTAAGAAAATATGAATCTCTGAAGGTGTCTTAGGTGCCTCCTAGTTCATgattgcttcaatcttagcgagatccacttggataccacgctcactcacaacatgtccaagggaTTGGACTTCGcaaagccaaaattcgcacttggagaacctAGCATAAAGTTTCTCCTGCTGTAACAGCTCTAGGATGCATCTAAGATGTTTCTAGTGATCAGATTGATTACGAGAGTAGATAAGTATGTCGTCTATGAAGagaatgacaaacttatctaagtacggcttgcagactctattcatgagatccatgaatgttgcaggtgcattagtgagcccaaaaggcatcactaagaattTAAAGTGGTCGTATCTGGTCCTGAACGCGGTCTTGGGCACATCTTCACTTCTAACTTtgagctgatgataccctgaccttaagtctatcttcgagaAGAAGCTGGCCCCTTGCACTTGATCGAACAGATTATCGATCTTGggcaaaggataacgattcttgatcgttaccttgTTCAATTCAAGGTAGTCAATGCACAGACGCATTgaaccgtccttcttcttcacaaataaaatcggtgctccccatggtgatgagctgGGTTGTATAAAGCCTTTATCCAAAGGTTCATCCAACTGAGCTCTTAGCTCTTTCATTTCAATCGACGCTAGATGATATGGAGCTCGTGCAACTGGTGCCGCTCCAGGTAcgatgtcgattctgaactccacttgcctctcaggaggtaatccaggtagctcatcaggaaagacatctgggtaatCAGcaatgactggaatgtcttctaACTTTCATCCActgtcacctgtgccatgtaaatgacacaccCACTTTTCAAGCATTTGGATGCCTTAAATATAGACACTTGATCAGGCAATCCATAGTGtatatctccctgaatggtgatCATCTCACCCGAAGGGGTTTTGATTTCGATGAGTTTCTTGTCGCATGCGATACgagcttggttatgcgacaaccaatccatacctaaaACTACGTCAAACCCCGTCAATTTCATTGGTAGCAGAGATAATGGAatagaatgattcttaatggatatagaACATCTATCAAGAATAGAAgaagcggtttctatggttccatcggcaaGCTCTAGCTCATATTTAATATCTAGAGTTCTTATGGGCAGATTTAATAGTTTACTAAATTTAAGATCAACAAAAGACTTATCTGCACCTGAATCGaataagactctagcataaacgtcattaatgagaaaagtacATGTTATGACATTGTCATCATTCACCGCTTGCCTCACATTCATTTGGAATGCTCGAGCATTCCCTTTCTTAGCCTCATCAGGTTTCTTTGCATTCTTGCGGCAGTTTgttttgatgtgccccttttcattgcagcCATAGCAGACTGCATCCTTCAAATTTTTGCATTCAAGGGTTTTGTGACCCTTCTTTTAGCAGATACCACAGGGTTTAGCCTGTGGATCCAAAGTACATTGCTCCTAGTGTCTGCGGTTGCAATTCTTGCAGGTGGGCTTCTCGCCCGATCTATCCTGGTTCTTTTTGAACCCAAATCTCCCCTTTTTCTTCTTGTCAAACCTGTGGGAGCTATCATCTTCCCTCTTCCTTTTGCCCTCTTCATTGGTATTTCCAGACCTGCTTCTGATCACATCTAATGTGAGGGATAGAGATAGATCCACAGCAGACCTATAGGTAGCAGGCTTTGAGGCCTTCACCATCCCTTTGATCTCTGGTGCGAGACCACCAATGAAGCGTGCAATGTGCTTAGGTTCAGGGGTAATCAAATACATAACCAATCTCGACATGGAATTAAAATCGGTGAGTCCTACAATCCAAGTTCTTCATGACCAAAGTCAAGAAATCAGATTCTACTTTCTCAACCTTATGTTGAGGGCAGTAAGTTTCTTTCACAAGGTCCACAAACTTGGACCATGACAAATTGTAGAGGGGGATCTTTCCCATGGATTTCACCAACGctttccaccatgttagggcttcgcccttgaatgattgtgaaatgTACTTCACAATGTCCTCTTTTGCACATCCGCTGATATCCACAATGGTTTCCATTTCGTCCAGCCACTTCATATAGTCGATGGCCCCTTTCTCGCCATTGAAGTCTCTTGGTTTGCAAGAGACAAAGTATTTATAAGTGCATCTTTTGGAGGAACGGGGTTCCTGATAAAAAACAATCTTTTTCGATGGTTCACTCCTTAGCAGTTGATGAGTGAACAGATTCTTCTTTTCGAGATGTATGTGGTTTCGATTGGGACTTGGAGCGAGTTGCACTAGACTCCTTGAGAACTCTATCTACAACCTTACTAACAGCTGCATCACTCATGGCCTGAAGATCAGCGCCATTTACATTCACATTTGCAGCATCGTTTCTGTCCACGATACTGCTGTGTGCTTCATTGGAATTCACCATTTTTAAGCTTTAGTGCTAAACACCAAAAATAACAACTGCTTAGTTGCAATTTAAAATTGAATCATCGCATTTGATGATTAACAAgccatggtattattaaaccatatagGCTATGAAGTTATAGCATTTCTAATGAATGTGATTTCAAAAATTATTTCAATATATATAGCCTAGGTTATAAAAGAACCATCAGTGGCATTTTGAATAGGACATAGTCCGTTAATTATTAGACAGGGGATCATAAGTCACAACTGTCATTGTCGTATTGACAATATTAAATAGCCTGAATGCTCGTCACAAAGGACATTTAATATatatggcacaaaaggccttgtcacTTTGGACAATAAATTATAAACCACGATCTTATTTGATCAAGGATTTTAAGGcttgaacatagttcttcacctttgcacagggagtcgtagactacAACTGTCATCGTCATGAAAGACGATATAACTTGGCCCGTAGGCTAATCAATTGACATCACTAAAGGATGTTAATATAATAATCATTGTATTTGATGATATTAGTCTTGATCTCATTGACCATATAGACTATATGGCTTGGATATAATCCAAATACCTTAGACAGGGAATCATAAAAGATCACAACTGTCAGTGTCACAAATGGACAATAATATATAgcctgttagtgcatacatctgtcgacttcgtcttgtatcgagtcttgtactagatttgttagatcagggcacattgtacaagaaaatagggtttaggtgtgtttaaatctgatttcgcttgattggggttgattccgcttgaaatgtcaaGTAACAGTTTTAAGCGAAATCACAATCAAGtgtttccgcttgaaatggttcttgacactttcaagcggaaccccttGCCCTATAAATAGTTGTTCCAAGCGAAATCATTGTATCTTTGGGtaattccggtaccgaagtgctgccgaagtgccgtttgatTGTAAACAGTTCCTGATCAATATATAAGGCATATTAAAGTGAATTAAGCTGTTTTCCCacatctgtttcttagtttccgcctctgaaacagattagaacccctctgattgactcgtttcgggtccgtacacgatcctacatagcccgtaggcatttcatcactaAGGATGCTAATAATATGATCATCACATTGATGATACTAGCCATGATTCAACTTGATCATATAGGCTATAATACCTTGACGGCTAGTGTTGTTCCTTAAGCCACTCCGCCAGGAGTGTTAGCATTTTATGAATGCTAACAAGGATTAATTGTCTTAAGAGGGTTTACCAATATAGCCATGTTCGAATTGACATATAGGCAAGGTTAAACTATTAAGAAGATCTTTTGGAATTATTTAGCAGATCGATAACGTTCGAATAAAATCGAGACGATCGCTTGAACAATGATGTAATGAAATACATATATAATTAACAATAAATACTAATTCTAAAagaaagttctcattaattaaTAAGGATTACATTATTGCCCTAAATGGTACTTAATTAACATAACTAGTTATCCTCGTAGGGACTAAATTAAAACAAGTCCTTGCAGGGACTAAATACTGAAATAAAGTGTCCATGCAGGGACTATTACTGGAATaaaaatgtccacgcagggacttaattTAAATAAACAATTACAAGACAAGTaaagaaaatcttcaatcctcatCATTCTTTCCCTTGATCAACTTTGTAAGTTTCTTAAAGAACTTACTTGTTTTCCTCTCGCTCCTATCCACTCGACATTGTATGTCGTCCACTCTTTCTAAGGCCTGAGTTAAGGCCTCTAGTTGTTGTTGTGGTaattgtggttgtggttgtggttgtggtggtggggaGCAAGATACTGGTACCGATAAGCTGATATCCAATTGGGTAAGCAGGGGGGAAAGGGGAAGGATATAAAACGTTATACACGATCGCTTCAGCATATGGATTGTACGATGGCTCCCGGTAGTTGTAACCCATAGACGCTGATGGTTCAAATGGGTTATACCCAGTCGCAGCTGGGTAAGTAGGGATTGGGTTTTCAAAACCcgttggcggcggtggtggtgcaaAAGTAGCTGGTGTAGTATCAATCACCGGCGCAGGATTTGAGGGTCCACCAATTTGCGGATCCTCGGGGATATAGGGATAGTTGCTTGAAGCATGGGGAGAGCTAAAC of Helianthus annuus cultivar XRQ/B chromosome 1, HanXRQr2.0-SUNRISE, whole genome shotgun sequence contains these proteins:
- the LOC110931699 gene encoding uncharacterized protein LOC110931699, encoding MSRLVMYLITPEPKHIARFIGGLAPEIKGMVKASKPATYRSAVDLSLSLTLDVIRSRSGNTNEEGKRKREDDSSHRFDKKKKGRFGFKKNQDRSGEKPTFCYGCNEKGHIKTNCRKNAKKPDEAKKGNARAFQMNVRQAVNDDNVITCTFLINDVYARVLFDSGADKSFVDLKFSKLLNLPIRTLDIKYELELADGTIETASSILDRCSISIKNHSIPLSLLPMKLTGFDVVLGMDWLSHNQARIACDKKLIEIKTPSGEMITIQGDIHYGLPDQVSIFKASKCLKSGCVIYMAQVTVDES
- the LOC110931692 gene encoding extensin-like → MSVQGEPRFSSPHASSNYPYIPEDPQIGGPSNPAPVIDTTPATFAPPPPPTGFENPIPTYPAATGYNPFEPSASMGYNYREPSYNPYAEAIVYNVLYPSPFPPAYPIGYQLIGTSILLPTTTTTTTTTITTTTTRGLNSGLRKSGRHTMSSG